Within the Cinclus cinclus chromosome 12, bCinCin1.1, whole genome shotgun sequence genome, the region CATgaataatgtaattaatttccTGATATGCTATTTCTATGAattgttttctctgcattttctaGACACCATCTGTTTCCGTAACATATTATTCATACTAAATGTCATTGGGAAATGGCTTATGgaaaaagattaaatatttatataggaaacagaaaatcaaaaataaTGCTGTCCTGTTCTGGTTTTCCTGTCAAATTGAGTTTCCTTCTTGCTAACACAGTATTTTGTTCAAGTAATAAATACCTTTTGTGTTTCCTCTGACCATGAGATGTCTTGGTGAACTTTATGATGATCTGCTGAACTTTACCATCAGTCTGGAAAGATACCTACAGGAGTTTTTATGCTCAAACCAGAAACATGTCCACACTGTAATTTTGTTgattatttgcatatttaaataCTTCAGCTTCTGGACTCAGTGGCAATACTGCACATTGATTTGCTCTGTTGTGTCAGTTCAATGCTGTGAACAACAAACTGGCAAAAATTCAAATGTCCTTGAGAATGTTGCCTTGTGTTCACTCATGATACGTTTTTACTGATGATTCAGCTTTGAACCCTTGAGAGAGGTTCCACATAAGGTGAGGTAATAGCTGGCATTTGAGAGACCAGAGCTTCTCAGTCTGGTTGAAGGCTGTACACAGACATTACAGATATTGTTAATTTGAAGTTTGCAGAAATCTGGGAGTATGCTACGAAGTTCATGAAGAATGCTCTGCCAGCCTAGCAGCTAACTAGTTCTGTTCAAATTGAATTGTGTGAAGATTGCTTACACCAGAATTTGAGATTGAAATTGGTTGTTACTTTGAGAAACAAGCTGTAGAAAGTAATGCAACTTTCAGTTACtactttaattaaaattctgcttttttttttgtcctggcTGTTGTGTGAAGATACCTTTCAGCTTTAATGATTTATTATTAGATCTTGATGGTACAGTTTTAATTGCACTTGATTGGCAGTTACTATtaggtatttatttttgttttaattcagtGATTTGAAGAGCCATTTGTATTTGTTCTAGAAATAATTTGTGAAGAAACAGTCCTAGCCAGCAGTCTTTTGCAATCCAGTGGTTTGACTCCTACAGACCATACAGTTCCCCAGAGATGCTTTGAAATACCAGACTCCAGATGTAAAATTCAGGTAATTGCCACACTTCTGTTTATAttatagtattttaaaaagcttttgcaaactttttttctgatattaaaCTTAGATTATTTTAGTAATCTATAgctattttaatggaaaaggaGGCAGCCCCAAATTTCATTCAAGGGGGTTTGGTCCAGCTTACAAATTAAATGCAGAATCCAAGTTTTACCAGAGTTGTAGAGAACTGTTGCCACTATGGCTTTGAGATGTTTACCCAGTACTTGTATAATATCATTTAATAGCCATTTAGATGCTGAGTGTAAGAATTGTGTCTTATCATATCACAGTATCAGTTTTTGAAAGGCAGTTCTCTTGGTGGCCGAGTGGAAGAATCTTCTCCTTGCCAATAGGCAGTGGCCTTAATTTGTCTTCTTCAATATCCTCCTGTCTGATAACTTCTGTTTTGAGATTTCATTTGTGGTATTGGAAGCACTCTTCATATTCATGGCTTCAAGGAATAAGACAGCAAGACTTGGGGGTGTCTCTTCCTTTACTGCCAGTGTAGTTGGTCTTTGTCAGGCTCCTTTACCATTTTGCTTCATGTTACACTAATTCAGTAAAAGTTTGTAGAGTGCTGAAGTACCTGGGTCACAGGTTGGATCTGTTCTCAGGTCAGCAGCACAGTTCATTCTTCTTCTGCCTTGAATGCCAAGCTAAAGTAAACAGTATTTGTGAGCCCTCAAAGCATGGCTGTTAAGCTGCCTGTGAGTACAGCAAGGCTTGACCAGCTTTAAAAAGCATGAGCCAGCATtaactttgcttttcctgtgtaCTGAACTCTTAAGTAGTTCACAGCTTCCTGATGTTACTTCTTCTCCTTAGGCACCTGCCTCTTTATTGGCTTCATGCAAAGAGTATGGTGGTGATCATCGTGTGTGGTAAGCTGCATAAATAAATTCTGGTTTCAATCCTTGTTAGCTTTTGGGTAATAACAGTGGATACTGTTTTCTTAAGCCCAGCCTTTAAGGCAAAACAGTCTCTTTCATTGTATCCTGCCTCTGGGTTTTTGTACCAAAATAAGGTGTGCAGTGTTCTTAACCTTTGAACCCTCGAATGCTCTTGGTGgtttcaaaaccagaaatagcTGCATTGTCTAGTCCTTTAGGTCATGAGATTGTGCTTCCTGGGGatgggaaaggaaagaggagtTAAACATTTTAGTTTTTACTTTCTATAGTATTACACACTACCAGCCTTTAAAAGCAATGGCTGTGCAGTACAAAGATGTTCTACAAAATTACACTGATTTAACTGTATTAACAAGAACAAATATCAGAGTTCTGAGAGGCAGCACCATGAATTGTAGGTAGCAACAACTGTTTTTAAACTCAAGTTTGTATTTACTGtggtttcttctctcttttgaAGTTTGGAGAGTTTGGAGGAAGAGCACTGTGCAGTGCCTGACCCCTGTAACACAATCATCTTGCCTTTTAATTGTATGTCCTACACTGCCACCAACCAAGACTTTATCCAGCACCTTTCTGCCTTGATAGTGCAGGCTGTGCAgaaatctgccccctccctcACAGTGAACAAAGGAAGCCCTACTGGTAATTCCACAACCACAGACAAAGAAGATGGATATTTTGAAATGGGACTTCATGAAGGAGATCAGACTTTTGAGTTCAGCACTACTTGGGATACCCAATCATCTGACAACATAGCAGTGGAGGGTGTTTACATAGTCAAAATTCTCTGGAGCTTTTCAATTCACATTCATAAAGGACTCAGACAGTTTGCTTCCTGTTTGGTTTTGACTGATGAGATGCTAGCTGTATTTGAGATTCCTCATCAGGAATTGAGAGGAAATTGCCAGCATATCCCTTCTGCCTTGAAATTAACACTGTGTTTTCCCTACACTGATCTAATAGAATTTGGCTTTCTCCTGCCAGAAATCTGTTTAACTCTGAAGCTGAAAAACAGTGACCACTGCTTGTTTATTGTTTCAGACTCCCAGAATCTTCAAGACTTTTATTCCTGTTTACAAACATGTTGCTCTCAACACTACACATCAGTGTTACCAAGCTCCACATGGTGCTGTAGAAAAGCAAATCTCCAAGAATTTCTCTGTCAGCTCATGGAATTCAATTGCATTTCAGCTGAAGATGTTGAAATAAAAGGTTGTTTCCCAACATATCTTGTTTATGGGGGTAAAACCAGTATTCAGAAAGTCTTGCATCAACCAGAGTCAGCTAGCAATAAGAACGAATGGTCAAAGAATGCTTTGTGTTCTGCACTTTATTCTTCAGTGTATAAATCTTCTGACCAGGGTCCCTGTGTGGTCCATCCATGTTGGATATTTCTAACACCCCAGCATTTGTACATAGTAAAGGTGGATTTCAGTTTACTGCCAAGTGAAAGGGTAGGCACAGAAGAGTTGGGAAGTGTTTTTAAGCTGAATAGAATTCCACTGGCATCACTTGTGCTGCATCCAACTCACAGTGCCACCCAGCAGAAGGGTTCATTTTTGGATGGACACGTGCTGGAGTTGCTTGTTGGATACAGATTTGTTACAGCAGTGTTTGTTCTACCTCATGAGAAATTCCACTTCCTAAGAATCTACAGCCTTTTAAGGACACTCCTGCAGGATGTTAAgactattattattttcaaagcTTCAAGCAAATCGGATGCTGTAAAAAATCATTTTGTGGAGGCAAACAGACACAGTCAGGCAGCCAGGTAATTATTCCTGTCAAAGGTCTCTGGCACAGTGCTTGATGTGGCCTGCCCCCTGtctttgctgctgtcactgtggTTGGGTTTGGACTGTAGTATTGATGAAATACTTCTGCATCATGCTAGTCTGGAGTAAGTGTGAATGGTTATCCTGGACTGTAGCagtctatcttttttttttaatctgttttgttgctgcaatttaaaatgtaatttctggTGGAAGGAAACTTCCTGTTTCATGTGCCTGCAGCGTGAGGTCATGGCAGGTTGACAGCTATGCTCAAGATATAAATAATTGAAACTATTAAAAATGGAAGttacctggttttaatttttgaattaaATCTAAATATTCTTGTAGGGGAAAAGGTGTGTAGATATTTACATTTAGATAATTTGTGCTCTGGATTTTTTCTAGTTTTTGCAAGCCTCATCTGACACTGTCATCCTTTTACCCATCTGAGTTTCTTATGCAGAAGATAACAGAAGACAACCAGATTCCTGTTCACCTTCATGTTTCTGTGTCTCTGCAGTATGTGGCTGGGCTGAAGGGAAGAGCCCTTGTTGAATTTTTCCATAGCAACATTGCAGAGGTATCATATCTAAACCAAGTGTACAAAAACATGCTTTGTGACTTTTCTGTACTGCACAGTATCTATAAAAACTTTCCTGATCAAATTTAGCTACAAGAATTAGACTCTGGGAAATCTGGAAGCATTTTGATAAAGAATCTGTGTGTTACTCCATTTTGGGTTCCCTGCTTCAGCAGCTGGGATCCTGCAAGGCATATTTTGCTTTTAGGATCTGTGGTGCTGAACAGGAGAGTATGCTAGTGTATGTCTTGAAGATGTGATTGCTCCAAGaatgttcttctttttttctttaaagtggcaaaaggaaagaaaataacaggaattaaattattttggaatgGTTCTTAGGTAAATCAATAAGTGTTCTgacttgtatttttaatactgtGCATGACTGCAACGCATGTGCATGGCTGTAAGTACTGCAGAAACAGGAAGAGATAAACTtgatttctgaaaaacattaaaatgtatCTGGGGAACATCGGattgaaaagtaaaaatattacCCAAAATTTATAATATGTTTTTTTGACTGATAAATCACTATGATCTAGGTACAAATGTCAATTGAAAAGCTTGAGAAATAGATACATTTTTCTTATTCTCTTACCTCTCTTCCAAATGTTTGAAGTGAGCACAGTTACAAGCTGTGCTTCTCTTTTTACATCAGGAGAAGCTGATAAAAAAAGTGGGTGACTCATTTAAGGGTTCACAGTAAGCCCATCAAGTTAGAAGCTGGGAAGATGCTGAGTTGGAACAGCACCTGCAGTGGCAaggtgtgctcctgtgctctCTCCAGGGTCTTTGAATCCAGCCCTCAGGGGCACCTGAAGGCTCAGCAGACTTGAGGTTTGGGATGCCACTGCTCAGCTGGTGATCAAAGTTTTGTCTGCAGTGTCTCTCCTAAAAAGTCTTTCTTATAAATgagatgtttttatttcccccccccccccccccaattttgGTCAGAAAACCAGGAATAATTTTCttataacagaaaaataattttcttatataAATACAAGATGTTTTCAGTGGTGGCCATTGTGACCTCATTTAGCAGCGTGGAGGTGAAATACCAGAGCATGTTCAGATGCTTAAGATGTTGAAATTGTTTCTCTGGGGGTCTTAAGTTGCCTCTACAGTGACGAAACTCTGAAATACCAAAGTTTATTtgtttatgaaataaaatttacatcTTAGGTGGAAAATGAAGAGTTGAGACACCTCATGTGGTCTTCAGTTCTGTTTTACAAGACTCCCAATGTAGAAGTGATGTCTTGTGTGCTTCTCTCAACAAAAGCTATTTACTTTCTGTTGGATGATTCTTTTATTCATGCAGATGAGCACCAGTCAGGTAAAATAGTTGCACTGATCCTTTCACCACATTACAAACTTaatccctgtgtgtgtgtgtttgtcctCACTCTAAGTACCAGTATTGGCCAATATTCTTAATTAGACCTCCTAGTTGAAGGGGTCAGTATTTGCATAAGgcttttatgttaaaaaaataacaaggtCTTGAGTCATGTTTTCTCCTCGCACAGACCCTTTTAGCTGCCATTGGATCTGTGGTTTTCTCTGATGTCATTTCATAGTCCCTTTCAGTGAAGAGTAATGAAGCTCATGGTGGGCATTCAGTTAAAGTGTGTTACTAATGCATGTGCTGATTTAAAACTGGTGTGTgacaaatgtttaaaaaaatgctgataaTAAAATTGTGTTTTGCTCAATAATTTTTAGCCACTCTACCCagttttttcttaatttccttcTTCAAGTGTGAGATAAGTATTAGATTGTAATATAAAAATTATGCTTATGGACCAAacaatctttttctttcaacCTTTTTATCATATATACTACTTTAACAGATTTTTGGAACAAAGAAAACTCAGACTGTGAAAACAgttctttcctcctctcttgCTGCTTTGTGCTAAAACTTAATGACCTTCAATCAGTAAATGTTGGCCTGTTCGACCAATACTTCCGAATTACTGGTGAGTACATCTTGTGCTTTTAAGTTTTCCCAGTTCTATTTTGTTCTTGTCTTTTTTAGATGTATCTCTGTCTTAGATGGAAGAGAGGTTTTctgttgcttctttttcttgaaTCCCTAGAGCAATATTTGAATCATAAGTATGCATCATATtttaagtgaagaaaaattatgtatttttgaGGGATTTGTGAAGATTCTGTTGCTGTTCTCAAAAATTGGAAAGATTTCTGAATAATGATGCATATTTTCAGAATTGTGATGACAGTTGCATGTTGGTTCAGGAAATGGTAAAGCCACATACAAATCAGTGAGTGAAGTGTGTTCTGTGTTCTGCTCAGGACATTCTGCAGATCACATTGTCACCTGCCTGACAAGAGACAGTTACAACACTCACACCTTCATACAGCAGCTTATGGCAGTCCTGTCACTGCTTGCACGCACTCCTTCACCTGAACCAGTAGATAAGGACTTCTACTCTGAATTTGGGAGTAAAAACACAGGTGAGTGGTCTTTTCTACACACCATGACTTATTTAGGCATCATACTTAAGGCTTCACCTAAACTGTACTGATTAAAAACTCTTCTGAGGGACATTTATGCATCAGTCATTTCCTATTTGATACTTTAACTAAACTCCCTGACTTTAATTATCTTAGATGTGCCTTATGTGAGCAGAATTGTTAAATGTAAGAGTCTTGCACAAGTGAAGTTAGTGATGGATTCTTATGTTCACCCTTGACTTACATGGTTAGAAATTTGCAGAAAAGTGTGTTGGTAATGTAAGGACTCCAGCAGATATCTGCaatccaaataaaaattattctagTATTGTTTATAAGCAAAAGCATGTATCAATGGATACAAAGCCTAAAttcttccagctgcagccagctgtCAAGGATTGTTGTTTATCCTAGtatatttaaaaagtattgTATAGCACTAAATAGATATATAATAATGTATGTTTCTTGCAGGAAAAATGGAGAATTATGAACTGATTCACTCTAGCAGAGTAAAATTTATTTATCCAAATGAAGAGGAAATTGGGGACCTTGCTTTTCTAGTGGCAGAGAAGATGGATGGTTTGACCAATCTTCCATCCCTCAACATTCTTCTGTATGTGTTGGCATTTCAAGTAAATCACTTTGAAGGATCTGCTCAGAACACTAGTTCACTTCAACCTAAAACACTGATATTGACCAGCTCTGATTTATTCCTCTTTGATGAAGATTATATCAGTTACCCACTACCTGAATTTGCTAAGGAGCCACCAAAGAGAGATAAGTATCAGCTTGCAGATGGAAGACGAATCCGGGATTTAGACAGAGTACTCATGGGGTATCAGACATATCCACAGGCCCTGACATTTGTGTTTGATGACGTTCAGAATCAGGACCTGATGCAGAATTTAACACTGGATCACTTTGGAGAAACTGATAGTGTCCCAAAGGGAAACTCCAAAcaagaggggagcaggagcagagagatCCAGTGGTACATTTTTATCCCAAGTGCAGAAAGCagggagaaattaatttcattgcTTGCAAGACAGTGGGAGATCCTGTGTGGTAGGGAACTGCCTTTGGAACTCACTGGGTAGTTACTGCACAGCCAAGTGATTTCAGTGTGTATTACAAGGTAAAGCACAGTGTTTAAGTAGATAGCACCTGTcaagttctctttgtttttatgAGGAGCTGACCTGGACTCCCTTGCTCCCTGGTGCAGTAAACATAGTACATAGAAATATTCTGAAGTGTTAACTGGGGACTGACCTTCTTGTACAGTCTATTTTTTATGCAATAGTATATagtgaaaaaagcaaacaaaccatgAGACATCCTGGGAAACTGTATGGAAAATTTAAGGAGTCAACACTAGATATTCTGTCGTCTGGGGCTGTTAAGGTTTCCACTATTTTTCTGTATATATCAGTCTTGCTGTTCTATACAAATTCTAATGTGTAAATAAGGGTAAATGCTTGTGTATGTTCAAGTGCAATGTTCTTTGTACAAGAAGTATTTTGGGTATGCTGCTAATGCTTATTATTTAATGATCTTACAGTTTTACATATGTTTTTCTTTGAGGCCAAGTGTAATTATTTGCTGCCAATCATGAACTTAATAGTAAAATTTGAGCCACAAGCAGGTAACAAATTTTCATATGGAACTGTTTTCACAGGCATTCATTTTCCTTATCCAAGGATAAAAAAATTGCTTGGTAAAGATCCCCTCAGTATTGTCCTGAAAGTGGAAATACCCAATGTGGTTATATCAGCATTATGTCAGCAAATAATGGATTTGTATCTCTGAACACAAAGTCTTTCTTTTGCCTATCTTGTCAATACAAATAAAGTGTAATTTGACAGTTTCCTTTTGGCCTTGTCTTTATTCAAGTTTATACCTTGTGTTTCCAGGATACCATATGGCAGTTCAGCAGCACAGATTCTGTTCCTAGAGTGCATTGTAAAGTATGAAATGTGGAGcaagatgaaagaaaatagtTCATTCTACTATAACAAGACTGCTAGTTCATAAACACAGCTGAGTCATGGAAACTGAGGATCTGCAGCCTCTAAACACAATTTGAGTATTTATTTCAAGTACTTTTGCTTCTCTATTAAATATTAGAGATTTTCTTTCTAAGCTGTCATGTTTAACTTGATGGTTACTGTGCCCAACGAGTTTTAGCCTCCACCATTGCAGTAAAATCCCTACTTGCTATCATGAAGACAGATACTGAGACTTTGAAAAAGAATGTTTTATATCCAATGGGATTAAGAACAGTTTTGATACTTATGTGGCAACTGATGCTGCTTAAAACTGATGCCCCTTAAACACATAGAGAAatctgggttggaagagacctctggagGTCCAACAGTCTAGCTTTAAACAGGGCAATTTTCCAACAGATTGCTCAGGGCCTGGTTCAAACAAGTTATGAGTTTTCTCCAAGAATGGCAAGTCCACAGTGGTGTTAGGAATTTGGTGGTTTCATGGAGTATTTTTCCATTGTTGCAGAGCTTGGCTGTGCTTTTTGGATTCAGAAGCCAGTAATGTTGCAGTCAGTGCAAGGATGACAAAGACAGAGGCAGCCAAAGTCAAATAGTATTGTAGGATGCAGTGGAGTTCCCAAGCAGAGATGCAAGGAGCAAGCAGAGATGAGGAGCATTACTGTAGTGAagctctgctcccagtttgGCAGAGGAAGCTTAACTCCTAAGCTTAGACTAAACTGAACAGTTAAGGTAAGTACTGCAGGCTTTTGGAGAAAACTAAGTTTTCCTATACTTTAGAGATCTTCTATTCTCTGAAATCTCAAGGTTGCTTATGTTCATTTGAGCTTAATTATCATtaggtagaaaaaaataatttctaaattaaacaTCCTAAGAATAAAgtaattaaaagaaatcttAAGTCTTCACTAGTTCTTTCTGAAGTAGCTCTGTTAATCACTTATTAATAATTGTCCAAGGTAACACTTGAGGAGCATGTGGCAACTTAATCtgattttcagaagcatttgAGAATTTACCAGATGAACAGATAATTTACAAGTGAATTTCTAAGTGAATAGAAAGGGAATCTGTAAGGAGTTGTCTGGAACTGCCTGGGATTTGATCCAACATGGACAGATCAGTCTCTCATGTGAGGGTTATATTTGTTATTGCTCCTGGGTAAGTCAACCATGCTTCCATCTTATTTATAAGGGCTGTTCTGTGGGGTGCCCTGTGCTTCAGACAGACATGAGTTCTGTTTTAAGCATCTTCTGTAAAACCCAACTGTTGAAAGGTATTTTAATATGGTACTGGGTATCAGAGAATCCTATATTAGAGTAAGCAGGGATACCCCCTGCTTGTTATATACTTTGAGCAGGTAAGGCctcttttttgtattttattgcagaaaaaaaatatctctggtTGAATTTGAAATTCTTTTTAAGATCACAGCTGTTTAAAATGTAGAAACTGTCCCTTTGGATCAGATTATTAATCCAGGAAGTAGCTGCAGTTCCTCCTTGATATCTTGCTAAGCATtgatcacattttaaaattaatgagatGTTCAGTACCTACTGCAGTATGTTTTCATTCTTCCATTGACTATCTTACCTGTGGTGCTATCAGAATTGTTTATTTTCAGGGCATTTTTTCaataaatcatattttattCTCTGCTAAGTAGAACATGGTCTATATAAAGCTTTTTTCCTGATACTTCacctctttttctatttttacctggaaaagaaattagaaatgaCAGCccaaccaaaccccaaacaagaAATCTCCCTCTCTCCTGCTACCAGATATCTGATCCCTTGCTgctttcatagaatcacagaatggtttgtgttgctATGGACTTTCAAagtcatctcattccagccccccTTCCATGGACAAGGAAGCCACTCACTTGATAATTTTTCTAagggccccatccagcctggccttggacacttcctgGGATGGGGCATTTACAGCATCTCTGggccacctgtgccagggcttctgaataaagaatttcttcctaacatctaatctaaatctctgctttttaattaaaaaacattccCCATGGTTGTATCACTGGTTGCTGTGGTAAGAAagtccctttaaaaaaaaacaaacaacttttaAATACTGATACGGCTGCAGCAAGATCTCTCTGgacctgctttttttcccagcctgaaCATCTCAAATTCTCCCAGCCAGTCTCCAGAGGACATGTGCTCTGTGTTAGAACCTCCTGGAGTCAGTGTTTTGTTAAGTGTGCATTTCTGTTCGTTTAAGTGCAATATTAAGCTGAAAAATTTTATAAACTGTCATTCTTCAGTGCCAACCTGTTGTCTTTATTGTCTAATTTTAATGTACTCTTTTGTTCTTAAATACTGGGATTTAAGTGAGGTGTTCTTGAAAATGTACAGTCATTCATCTTGAAACAAAACTGATTGCTTCAGTTCATAAAGATTTCCCAGAACTTTCCACATTCAGTTTGTACAGGAAGCTCTAAAGAACAAAGTCACTGTCAACAGCTGAGGTCACATAGAATAGTCTTGATTTCTTCCTCTATTTTTGCAAGAGCACTACAAAACCCTGCAGGGATATTTCTCTTTAGTAACCCTTTGTCCTGAAATTCTCTCCAGCTTCCATGCTTGTTCAACACTATGACAGTATCTTAGTAGCTGAAGTTATGACCAGAAACACACAGATACAAGTGGAGGGACCTTTATCAGGAAAGTATCTCCTGAACTCACAAACTTCTGTGTTCTGGCTTTGCAGCTGATGTAGATTTTTGCCACCCCAGGAAGACCCagacaattatttttgttcGGTGTCATCTCCCAAGGATCTGCCtaaaggttttaaaacttcCCTTGTACTACAATTAAAAAACCATAAATGAACCTCATTAGGAA harbors:
- the NISCH gene encoding nischarin isoform X2 translates to MEAAATGGEDGEEPPREARVLGSELVETYTVYIIQVSVGNHQWTVKHRYSDFHDLHEKLVSEKKIDKNLLPPKKIIGKNSKSLVEKRQKELEIYLQTLLLKFPVTAPKVLSHFLHFHLYEINGITAALAEELFHKGEQLLMAGEVFTIRPLQLYAVTQQLLQGKPTCANGDAKTDLGHILDFTCRLKYLKVTGTGGPFGTSNIQEHLLPFDLSIFKSLHQIEISHCGGKLIKGLTSSKHALATLSVRFSATSMKEILAPEASEFDQWEPEDALDNSNCPVTAIIPTWRTLTTLDMSHNSISEIDDSVKLIPKIEFLDLSHNGVSLVENLQHLYNLVHLDLSYNKLTSLEGVHTKLGNIKTLNLAGNQLERLCGLNKLYSLVNLDLSSNKIEQIDEVKNIGNLPCLEKVMLSSNPLSIIPDYRTKVLAQFGDRASEVCLDNIVTTEKELDTVEVLKAIQKAKEVKYKLSNSDKKISEDSRLTAASSKSNCSSLTVRPSSPSLPRPVSSSQEIICEETVLASSLLQSSGLTPTDHTVPQRCFEIPDSRCKIQAPASLLASCKEYGGDHRVCLEEEHCAVPDPCNTIILPFNCMSYTATNQDFIQHLSALIVQAVQKSAPSLTVNKGSPTGNSTTTDKEDGYFEMGLHEGDQTFEFSTTWDTQSSDNIAVEGVYIVKILWSFSIHIHKGLRQFASCLVLTDEMLAVFEIPHQELRGNCQHIPSALKLTLCFPYTDLIEFGFLLPEICLTLKLKNSDHCLFIVSDSQNLQDFYSCLQTCCSQHYTSVLPSSTWCCRKANLQEFLCQLMEFNCISAEDVEIKGCFPTYLVYGGKTSIQKVLHQPESASNKNEWSKNALCSALYSSVYKSSDQGPCVVHPCWIFLTPQHLYIVKVDFSLLPSERVGTEELGSVFKLNRIPLASLVLHPTHSATQQKGSFLDGHVLELLVGYRFVTAVFVLPHEKFHFLRIYSLLRTLLQDVKTIIIFKASSKSDAVKNHFVEANRHSQAASFCKPHLTLSSFYPSEFLMQKITEDNQIPVHLHVSVSLQYVAGLKGRALVEFFHSNIAEVENEELRHLMWSSVLFYKTPNVEVMSCVLLSTKAIYFLLDDSFIHADEHQSDFWNKENSDCENSSFLLSCCFVLKLNDLQSVNVGLFDQYFRITGHSADHIVTCLTRDSYNTHTFIQQLMAVLSLLARTPSPEPVDKDFYSEFGSKNTGKMENYELIHSSRVKFIYPNEEEIGDLAFLVAEKMDGLTNLPSLNILLYVLAFQVNHFEGSAQNTSSLQPKTLILTSSDLFLFDEDYISYPLPEFAKEPPKRDKYQLADGRRIRDLDRVLMGYQTYPQALTFVFDDVQNQDLMQNLTLDHFGETDSVPKGNSKQEGSRSREIQWYIFIPSAESREKLISLLARQWEILCGRELPLELTG
- the NISCH gene encoding nischarin isoform X3, giving the protein MEAAATGGEDGEEPPREARVLGSELVETYTVYIIQVSVGNHQWTVKHRYSDFHDLHEKLVSEKKIDKNLLPPKKIIGKNSKSLVEKRQKELEIYLQTLLLKFPVTAPKVLSHFLHFHLYEINGITAALAEELFHKGEQLLMAGEVFTIRPLQLYAVTQQLLQGKPTCANGDAKTDLGHILDFTCRLKYLKISHCGGKLIKGLTSSKHALATLSVRFSATSMKEILAPEASEFDQWEPEDALDNSNCPVTAIIPTWRTLTTLDMSHNSISEIDDSVKLIPKIEFLDLSHNGVSLVENLQHLYNLVHLDLSYNKLTSLEGVHTKLGNIKTLNLAGNQLERLCGLNKLYSLVNLDLSSNKIEQIDEVKNIGNLPCLEKVMLSSNPLSIIPDYRTKVLAQFGDRASEVCLDNIVTTEKELDTVEVLKAIQKAKEVKYKLSNSDKKISEDSRLTAASSKSNCSSLTVRPSSPSLPRPVSSSQEIICEETVLASSLLQSSGLTPTDHTVPQRCFEIPDSRCKIQAPASLLASCKEYGGDHRVCLESLEEEHCAVPDPCNTIILPFNCMSYTATNQDFIQHLSALIVQAVQKSAPSLTVNKGSPTGNSTTTDKEDGYFEMGLHEGDQTFEFSTTWDTQSSDNIAVEGVYIVKILWSFSIHIHKGLRQFASCLVLTDEMLAVFEIPHQELRGNCQHIPSALKLTLCFPYTDLIEFGFLLPEICLTLKLKNSDHCLFIVSDSQNLQDFYSCLQTCCSQHYTSVLPSSTWCCRKANLQEFLCQLMEFNCISAEDVEIKGCFPTYLVYGGKTSIQKVLHQPESASNKNEWSKNALCSALYSSVYKSSDQGPCVVHPCWIFLTPQHLYIVKVDFSLLPSERVGTEELGSVFKLNRIPLASLVLHPTHSATQQKGSFLDGHVLELLVGYRFVTAVFVLPHEKFHFLRIYSLLRTLLQDVKTIIIFKASSKSDAVKNHFVEANRHSQAASFCKPHLTLSSFYPSEFLMQKITEDNQIPVHLHVSVSLQYVAGLKGRALVEFFHSNIAEVENEELRHLMWSSVLFYKTPNVEVMSCVLLSTKAIYFLLDDSFIHADEHQSDFWNKENSDCENSSFLLSCCFVLKLNDLQSVNVGLFDQYFRITGHSADHIVTCLTRDSYNTHTFIQQLMAVLSLLARTPSPEPVDKDFYSEFGSKNTGKMENYELIHSSRVKFIYPNEEEIGDLAFLVAEKMDGLTNLPSLNILLYVLAFQVNHFEGSAQNTSSLQPKTLILTSSDLFLFDEDYISYPLPEFAKEPPKRDKYQLADGRRIRDLDRVLMGYQTYPQALTFVFDDVQNQDLMQNLTLDHFGETDSVPKGNSKQEGSRSREIQWYIFIPSAESREKLISLLARQWEILCGRELPLELTG